Proteins encoded in a region of the Triticum dicoccoides isolate Atlit2015 ecotype Zavitan chromosome 3A, WEW_v2.0, whole genome shotgun sequence genome:
- the LOC119267080 gene encoding uncharacterized protein LOC119267080 isoform X1 encodes MSSSDNPKKADKDQDEGEGGFFDKVKDFISDIGEKIEEAVSFGKPTADITGIHIPQISLEKVELIADVLITNPNPVPIPLVDIEYLIESEGRKLMSGAIPDAGTIDAHGSETVKIPVLLIYDDIKSTYGDIKPGSIIPYLVKVILHVDIPVIGRISLPLEKAGEIPVPYKPDVDISKIKFEKFSFEEATATLHLNLDNKNDFDLGLNALDYEIWLFNVSIASAETKESTNIKKQEVTTMTLPISFRPKDFGSAMWDMIRGKGTGYTIKGHIDVNTPFGHMKIPISREDGTTRLKKEDDDGDNDEVYYVSFYSVSSAIPLRHASNVDLINTCMYIWISISLVSYPLPLYPGLKIEEMHFPGTELML; translated from the coding sequence ATGTCATCCTCTGACAACCCCAAGAAAGCTGACAAAGACCAGGATGAAGGAGAGGGAGGATTCTTCGACAAAGTTAAGGATTTCATCTCAGACATTGGAGAAAAGATTGAAGAAGCAGTCAGCTTTGGAAAGCCTACTGCTGACATTACTGGAATCCACATACCTCAAATTAGTCTTGAGAAGGTAGAGCTCATTGCTGATGTTCTGATTACAAACCCAAACCCTGTACCCATCCCTCTTGTCGACATCGAATACCTTATTGAAAGCGAAGGGAGGAAGCTCATGTCCGGAGCAATCCCAGATGCTGgaaccatcgatgcacatggctcAGAGACTGTCAAAATCCCCGTGTTGCTCATCTATGATGACATCAAGAGCACATATGGTGACATAAAGCCCGGGAGCATCATCCCTTACTTGGTCAAAGTTATTCTCCATGTTGACATACCAGTCATCGGCAGGATCTCCTTACCTCTCGAGAAAGCCGGTGAGATCCCGGTGCCTTACAAGCCAGATGTTGATATTAGCAAGATCAAGTTTGAGAAGTTTTCTTTCGAGGAGGCGACCGCGACTCTACATCTGAATCTCGACAACAAGAATGACTTCGACCTGGGACTGAATGCCCTGGATTATGAGATCTGGCTCTTCAATGTGAGCATTGCTTCTGCTGAGACGAAAGAGTCTACAAACATCAAGAAGCAGGAAGTAACCACCATGACTTTGCCGATCAGCTTCAGGCCTAAGGATTTTGGGTCTGCTATGTGGGATATGATAAGGGGAAAGGGCACTGGTTACACCATAAAGGGGCATATTGATGTGAACACTCCCTTTGGACACATGAAGATACCTATTAGCAGAGAGGATGGAACAACTCGACTAAAGAAGGAAGATGATGATGGCGATAACGATGAGGTATACTATGTTAGTTTCTATAGTGTTTCATCTGCAATTCCCCTTAGACATGCATCAAATGTTGACTTGATAAATACTTGCATGTACATTTGGATATCCATATCACTTGTATCTTACCCATTGCCACTTTATCCAGGACTAAAAATTGAAGAAATGCACTTTCCTGGAACAGAGTTAATGCTTTGA
- the LOC119267079 gene encoding uncharacterized protein LOC119267079, with amino-acid sequence MKTSSEVPFYHSLPVPGAQDSLKDQIHSKVMGTIGNVMNSIDRKALPQQLEGAWETAGNVVNSIESKLSGQKSFDFDGGNDFLDGYECPDDYWDYEQHKAQKPVNIRNLLGGIVAIIGRTCKNDGIQQSKDSSVSFLGSGSDGDTSLHSSVYAPSAPPLLDEEALSYNIYRVVLEAEPPEWLPDSYADSCMQCSASFTAITRGRHHCRFCGGIFCKACSKGRCLLPAKFRERNPQRVCDACYDRLDPLQNLLINSVSNATQTAKHDVMDWTSARGWLNLPIGLTLEHEIYKAAASLRSYSQVSRINPRKSIPRAVLSGASGLAILTVVKAGAFLTYKLGTGLVVARKSDGSWSPPSAIASAGLGWGAQLGGELMDFIIVLHGPEAVKTFSSRMHFSLGAGLSAAAGPVGRVLEADVRAGNKGSGVCYTYSHSKGAFIGVSLEGNIVTTRMDANLRFYGDPYLTTSDILMGNLEQPNAAKFLYQALDDLYSGLDC; translated from the exons ATGAAAACCTCCAGCGAGGTTCCCTTTTATCACTCGTTGCCCGTACCAGGAGCTCAAGACAGCCTCAAGGATCAGATCCACTCCAAGGTTATGGGCACGATAGGCAATGTCATGAACTCCATTGATCGAAAGGCACTGCCTCAGCAACTGGAAGGGGCATGGGAAACAGCTGGAAATGTCGTTAACTCCATTGAGTCAAAACTGTCCGGGCAGAAGTCGTTTGATTTTGACGGCGGAAATGAttttcttgatggatatgaatGTCCTGATGATTATTGGGACTATGAACAGCACAAGGCACAAAAGCCAGTTAACATTAGAAACCTGCTGGGTGGCATAGTTGCTATCATTGGTCGCACTTGCAAAAATGATGGCATTCAACAATCAAAGGACTCTAGTGTCTCATTCTTGGGGTCAGGTAGTGATGGAGATACATCCTTGCATTCGTCTGTCTATGCGCCAAGTGCTCCTCCTTTGCTGGATGAAGAAGCCCTGAGTTACAATATTTATAGGGTTGTTTTGGAGGCAGAACCACCAGAATGGCTGCCCGATAGCTATGCTGACTCGTGCATGCAGTGTTCTGCTTCTTTCACTGCCATTACTCGTGGAAGGCATCATTGTCGATTCTGTGGAGGGATATTTTGCAAGGCATGTTCAAAAGGCAGATGTCTTTTGCCAGCCAAGTTTCGTGAGCGAAACCCACAAAGGGTCTGCGATGCATGCTATGATAGGCTTGATCCATTGCAGAACTTACTGATAAATTCTGTCAGCAACGCGACACAAACTGCAAAGCATGATGTTATGGATTGGACTTCTGCGAGAGGGTGGTTGAATTTGCCTATTGGATTAACATTGGAACACGAGATATACAAGGCAGCAGCATCCCTTAGGAGCTACAGTCAG GTTTCAAGGATAAACCCGAGAAAATCTATTCCGCGTGCAGTCCTTAGTGGAGCAAGTGGACTTGCTATCTTGACAGTTGTAAAAGCTGGTGCATTTCTTACATACAAACTTGGAACTGGCTTAGTAGTTGCTCGTAAATCAGATGGGTCATGGTCTCCACCCTCTGCTATAGCTTCAGCTGGATTAGGATGGGGAGCACAG CTTGGCGGTGAGTTGATGGATTTCATCATAGTGCTTCATGGTCCTGAAGCTGTGAAGACCTTCAGTAGCCGGATGCATTTTTCACTCGGTGCAGGCTTAAGTGCTGCAGCAGGACCTGTTGGTAGAGTATTAGAAGCTGATGTGAGAGCTGGTAATAAAGGCTCTGGAGTTTGCTATACATATAGTCACAGCAAAG GCGCATTTATCGGGGTTTCACTAGAAGGGAACATTGTTACCACCAGAATGGATGCCAATCTGCGGTTCTACGGCGACCCGTATCTGACGACCAGCGATATACTTATGGGGAATCTGGAGCAACCAAATGCTGCTAAATTTCTGTACCAAGCGTTGGATGACCTATACTCAGGTCTGGATTGTTAG
- the LOC119267080 gene encoding desiccation-related protein At2g46140-like isoform X2: MSSSDNPKKADKDQDEGEGGFFDKVKDFISDIGEKIEEAVSFGKPTADITGIHIPQISLEKVELIADVLITNPNPVPIPLVDIEYLIESEGRKLMSGAIPDAGTIDAHGSETVKIPVLLIYDDIKSTYGDIKPGSIIPYLVKVILHVDIPVIGRISLPLEKAGEIPVPYKPDVDISKIKFEKFSFEEATATLHLNLDNKNDFDLGLNALDYEIWLFNVSIASAETKESTNIKKQEVTTMTLPISFRPKDFGSAMWDMIRGKGTGYTIKGHIDVNTPFGHMKIPISREDGTTRLKKEDDDGDNDED, encoded by the exons ATGTCATCCTCTGACAACCCCAAGAAAGCTGACAAAGACCAGGATGAAGGAGAGGGAGGATTCTTCGACAAAGTTAAGGATTTCATCTCAGACATTGGAGAAAAGATTGAAGAAGCAGTCAGCTTTGGAAAGCCTACTGCTGACATTACTGGAATCCACATACCTCAAATTAGTCTTGAGAAGGTAGAGCTCATTGCTGATGTTCTGATTACAAACCCAAACCCTGTACCCATCCCTCTTGTCGACATCGAATACCTTATTGAAAGCGAAGGGAGGAAGCTCATGTCCGGAGCAATCCCAGATGCTGgaaccatcgatgcacatggctcAGAGACTGTCAAAATCCCCGTGTTGCTCATCTATGATGACATCAAGAGCACATATGGTGACATAAAGCCCGGGAGCATCATCCCTTACTTGGTCAAAGTTATTCTCCATGTTGACATACCAGTCATCGGCAGGATCTCCTTACCTCTCGAGAAAGCCGGTGAGATCCCGGTGCCTTACAAGCCAGATGTTGATATTAGCAAGATCAAGTTTGAGAAGTTTTCTTTCGAGGAGGCGACCGCGACTCTACATCTGAATCTCGACAACAAGAATGACTTCGACCTGGGACTGAATGCCCTGGATTATGAGATCTGGCTCTTCAATGTGAGCATTGCTTCTGCTGAGACGAAAGAGTCTACAAACATCAAGAAGCAGGAAGTAACCACCATGACTTTGCCGATCAGCTTCAGGCCTAAGGATTTTGGGTCTGCTATGTGGGATATGATAAGGGGAAAGGGCACTGGTTACACCATAAAGGGGCATATTGATGTGAACACTCCCTTTGGACACATGAAGATACCTATTAGCAGAGAGGATGGAACAACTCGACTAAAGAAGGAAGATGATGATGGCGATAACGATGAG GACTAA